In Lycium ferocissimum isolate CSIRO_LF1 chromosome 7, AGI_CSIRO_Lferr_CH_V1, whole genome shotgun sequence, the sequence CTAAAACAGAAATTTGAAAACGAACAAGTGTTTGGAACTTACAGGGGTATTAAATGCATCTTAAAAGGTCTTCAATTCCATAACAGGGGTATTAACTAGTCTACCATTCCTTCACCATCTCCATCATCACCATCTCCATCACTAccactttcataatcatcatgagTTGGTTCATCTTGTTCTTGTTCATAGCGATCATCCCGCACTAATTGTAAGTTTTCGATATTTTCCAAATGTTGCTCACGAAAAGGTATGTCCTCCATTGGTGGCTCCTCTAAATCCACATAATCCACATCTCCCATATCATATATGTCTCTAGGCTTCATATGACAAACAAAACACCAACCTTCATCAATTGGATCATCAACATAGTACACCATTCTAGCATCAGTTGCAAGTATATATGGTTCATCTGTTTCTTTTGTACCGGTGTGTATCAAACGGGAAAAATTTACACTTGTTATCCCAAATTGATCTATCTTGATTCCCTTGTTAAGTGTAGTGTCTACCCAAATACATTTGAATAACACAACCTTTAACTTACCGTAATAATTTAACTCTATGATGTCAACCAATTTACCATAGTACATATCATCACTTGATTGTTCAATAGATTCTCTGCCACTTGAAAATCTCTTAGTAACCGCAGACATAACAACACCACTATTTTGTGTTCTCAACCCTTGCTCCTTCCTCACAGTACGAAACTTAAATCCATGAACGTTATACTCCTTGAATCTCCTCACAACATTATTTGGCCCATTTGCAAGCCATTCAATTTCAGGTGTAATATCCGCACCATCCTTTCTTGCAACctattatttttaaatgtatTAGGACAATTATATATACTTTATGAGATCTTCAGTttaaaagagaatgaaaaaatTGCAATCTTACATATCGCTTAAGCCACTCGTGAAAATGTTTGTGCACATATTCCTCCACAACTTTTGCATAGTTTTTTTTGCTACGATGCATCCTAGTGACCTCAATTCTAAACTTCCTGAATAAGAAAATACATTAGAATAAGAAAATACATTAGAATAAGAAAACGAACAATATAAAAGATCATGTAACCTACTCTCGAAATGGATCAACTATTTCACAATTGGTTAGCACATATCGGTGAGCTTGTATGATTTCCAAGGGAGGTATGGGTAGAGTTTTAATAGCACCAACAGGTTTGCCTGATGCAGGAAACAAGTTTGACAAGATAGTTGATTCACTACTAGCATTGATCTCGTTGTCATCATCATTACGCCTTGGTCGATTAAACCTTGTTTCAATATCACCCTCCAAATATCTAGAACAAAAAGTGAGACATTCCTCCATAATGTACCCTTCAGCTATACAACCTTCCGGTGCGGAATTGTTACGAACATAAGATTGCAAGTGGCCGAGTTCCCTAACAATATATTAAAACTAATTGTAagattagaaaaaaatttaaaaatacatCAATTTACACAGCAAAGATATACCTTTCAACAGGGTACATATAATGACCTTGTCTTTGGACCAGCAAGAATTGCTTCCTCTCCAAAATGAATTACCAGATGAACCATAATAGTGAAAAAGGATGGAGGG encodes:
- the LOC132065775 gene encoding uncharacterized protein LOC132065775 isoform X2, producing the protein MYPVERELGHLQSYVRNNSAPEGCIAEGYIMEECLTFCSRYLEGDIETRFNRPRRNDDDNEINASSESTILSNLFPASGKPVGAIKTLPIPPLEIIQAHRYVLTNCEIVDPFREKFRIEVTRMHRSKKNYAKVVEEYVHKHFHEWLKRYVARKDGADITPEIEWLANGPNNVVRRFKEYNVHGFKFRTVRKEQGLRTQNSGVVMSAVTKRFSSGRESIEQSSDDMYYGKLVDIIELNYYA